In one window of Bdellovibrio bacteriovorus W DNA:
- a CDS encoding glycine dehydrogenase (COG0403 Glycine cleavage system protein P (pyridoxal-binding), N-terminal domain) — protein MSNQRPTNYLRRHISSSDNNVHEILHVLELDGLAQISDFAIPEEIKSNHDFSTLGAGMSEQEMLTQLKAMMKKNKVYRSFIGMGYHNTFTPPVIQRCFFENPAWYTAYTPYQAEISQGRLEALLNFQTMVADLTGMEIANSSLLDEGTAVAEAVAMAAASRKEGVDAFLVSPLMHPQTLNVVKTRAEALGLEMHVGDPNTFEKAEKVFALVLQYPDTFGTVHDYRNLVETYKADGVKIIVAADLLALTLLAPPGEWGADIVVGSTQRFGVPMGFGGPHAAYLATKETYKRLMPGRLVGSSVDSQGRYALRLALQTREQHIRREKATSNICTAQVLLANMASFYAVYHGPHGLQAMAERIHHLAKTLAATLRELSFDVLDGVIFDTVVIRSLNAQVVLEQAELAGMNWRMIDKQTVGISLDEISTEEDLRDILKVLTGRKKDLTSVLPGGSFGELRRRSRFLEHSVFNSYNTEVEFTRYIHRLQAKDITLTHAMIPLGSCTMKLNAAATLVPVSWPEVNSLHPFAPLNQSVGFREMIDELEFFLSEISGFAKVSIQPNSGSQGEFASLLAIRKYHEAKGEGERRICLIPSSAHGTNPASAALAGLEVVVVACDASGSIEISDLIEKAEQHSKRLSCIMLTFPSTYGVYEIGIKEIARIVHEHGGQVYLDGANMNALVGVCRIAELGADACHMNLHKTFAIPHGGGGPGVGPIGVAQHLVKYLPSHPLAEREGTDFVGPISAAPWGSASILPISWAYIKMMGAEGLKKATYVSVLNANYITEELSSHYPILYRGGNGAVAHECIIDLRPLKAETGIDVTDVAKRLIDFGFHPPTMSFPVAGTLMIEPTESESKEEMDRFIAAMIQIRKEIQDVETGRYPKDNNVLKNSPHPAEDLLADEWTHPYSRQEAAYPLAWLKKNKYWPPVSRIDNSFGDRNLICSCPPIEAYR, from the coding sequence ATGTCTAATCAGAGACCGACAAATTATTTACGCAGACACATCAGCTCCAGTGATAACAATGTGCATGAAATTCTTCACGTCTTGGAGCTTGATGGGCTAGCGCAAATATCGGACTTCGCAATACCTGAGGAAATAAAATCAAATCATGATTTCTCAACGCTAGGTGCGGGCATGAGTGAGCAAGAAATGCTTACTCAGCTTAAGGCGATGATGAAGAAGAATAAAGTTTATCGTTCGTTTATTGGAATGGGTTATCACAACACCTTTACTCCTCCCGTAATTCAGCGGTGTTTTTTCGAAAATCCCGCTTGGTATACAGCTTACACTCCCTATCAGGCAGAGATATCGCAAGGCCGACTCGAGGCTCTTTTAAACTTTCAAACCATGGTTGCTGATTTGACGGGGATGGAAATTGCAAATTCATCTCTTTTGGATGAAGGTACGGCGGTGGCAGAGGCTGTCGCTATGGCCGCGGCCTCAAGAAAAGAAGGCGTCGATGCATTTTTAGTTTCACCTCTCATGCATCCACAGACGTTGAATGTTGTTAAAACTCGAGCGGAAGCTTTAGGCCTCGAAATGCACGTTGGTGATCCGAATACCTTTGAGAAAGCAGAGAAGGTCTTCGCCCTAGTTCTTCAATATCCAGACACATTTGGAACAGTTCATGACTATAGAAATCTCGTAGAGACGTATAAAGCGGACGGTGTGAAAATTATTGTTGCAGCGGATTTATTAGCTTTAACACTATTAGCTCCTCCCGGTGAATGGGGGGCCGATATCGTCGTGGGATCTACTCAAAGATTTGGAGTTCCCATGGGCTTTGGGGGACCTCACGCGGCTTATCTTGCAACGAAAGAAACTTATAAGCGACTCATGCCAGGAAGACTTGTCGGCTCTAGCGTTGATAGCCAGGGGCGCTACGCTTTAAGGCTGGCTTTACAGACACGGGAACAACATATCCGTCGAGAGAAGGCCACTTCAAATATTTGCACGGCCCAAGTGCTGCTTGCGAACATGGCATCCTTTTACGCCGTTTATCACGGACCCCATGGTCTTCAAGCGATGGCGGAGAGAATCCATCATTTGGCAAAGACCTTAGCTGCAACATTAAGGGAATTATCTTTTGATGTTTTAGATGGTGTTATATTTGATACGGTTGTCATTCGCTCGTTAAATGCTCAAGTGGTCTTAGAACAAGCAGAGCTTGCAGGTATGAACTGGCGAATGATTGATAAGCAGACGGTAGGGATTTCTCTGGATGAAATTTCAACTGAAGAAGATCTTAGGGATATTCTAAAAGTTTTAACGGGGCGAAAAAAAGACCTTACGAGTGTTCTCCCTGGAGGCTCGTTTGGCGAGCTTCGTCGACGCAGCCGTTTTCTAGAGCACTCCGTCTTTAACTCTTATAATACGGAGGTTGAGTTCACGAGATATATTCATCGACTTCAAGCCAAAGATATTACTTTAACTCATGCAATGATTCCTTTGGGGTCCTGTACGATGAAGTTAAATGCAGCGGCAACCTTGGTGCCTGTTTCGTGGCCAGAAGTTAATAGCCTTCATCCTTTTGCGCCTCTCAATCAATCCGTGGGATTTCGCGAAATGATTGATGAGCTAGAATTCTTTTTGAGTGAAATTTCTGGATTCGCAAAAGTTTCGATTCAGCCTAACTCTGGTTCGCAAGGTGAGTTTGCAAGTCTGTTGGCGATTCGAAAGTACCACGAGGCTAAAGGTGAAGGGGAGCGACGGATATGTTTAATTCCAAGCTCAGCGCATGGTACAAATCCCGCTTCTGCTGCTTTGGCAGGACTGGAAGTTGTCGTCGTCGCGTGTGATGCATCAGGCAGTATTGAGATTTCTGATTTGATTGAAAAAGCGGAACAACATAGCAAGCGGTTGTCTTGCATTATGTTGACCTTCCCATCGACTTACGGAGTTTATGAAATTGGTATTAAAGAGATTGCCCGCATCGTTCATGAACATGGGGGGCAAGTTTATCTTGATGGTGCAAATATGAATGCTCTGGTGGGTGTTTGTCGAATTGCGGAACTAGGGGCTGATGCATGTCATATGAATCTCCATAAGACATTTGCAATTCCTCATGGTGGAGGAGGGCCTGGTGTGGGGCCGATTGGAGTGGCTCAGCATTTAGTGAAGTACCTTCCATCTCATCCCTTAGCAGAAAGAGAAGGAACCGATTTTGTAGGCCCCATCAGTGCTGCGCCTTGGGGAAGTGCCAGTATTCTTCCGATATCTTGGGCCTATATAAAAATGATGGGAGCTGAGGGCCTGAAGAAAGCCACCTACGTTAGTGTGCTCAACGCAAATTATATCACCGAAGAGCTTTCTTCTCATTATCCAATTTTATATCGTGGTGGAAACGGTGCTGTGGCCCATGAATGCATCATTGATTTAAGACCCCTTAAAGCAGAAACAGGAATCGATGTTACAGATGTTGCTAAGCGACTGATTGATTTTGGATTTCATCCACCGACTATGAGTTTCCCAGTAGCAGGGACTTTGATGATAGAACCAACAGAGTCAGAATCCAAAGAAGAGATGGATCGCTTTATCGCGGCGATGATCCAGATCCGCAAGGAGATTCAAGATGTGGAGACCGGAAGATATCCAAAAGATAACAATGTTTTAAAAAACTCTCCACATCCTGCAGAAGATCTTCTTGCCGATGAGTGGACTCATCCCTACTCTCGACAAGAGGCAGCTTATCCGTTGGCTTGGCTTAAAAAGAATAAGTATTGGCCTCCGGTTTCGAGAATTGATAACTCCTTTGGAGATCGAAACCTCATTTGTTCGTGTCCGCCTATTGAGGCATATCGCTAG
- a CDS encoding acetyltransferase, putative (COG1670 Acetyltransferases, including N-acetylases of ribosomal proteins), which translates to METLEIAMQPALYGSSLNLRPLRASDWEELYSCASDPEVWKLHPEKNRFEKDRFLAYFHKALESESAFVIIDKSSGKAIGSSRYYDFNASEKRVCIGYTFLSKNYWGGSYNRELKYLMLRHAFQYVESVRFEIGIDNIRSRRAIEKIGARLERKSSNDETPYSLTLDGTTHVIYSLNFSQFEESFKN; encoded by the coding sequence ATGGAAACTCTAGAAATAGCAATGCAGCCTGCTCTCTATGGCTCCAGTTTAAATCTTCGTCCTCTTCGCGCCTCTGATTGGGAAGAACTTTATAGTTGTGCTTCGGATCCAGAAGTCTGGAAACTTCACCCTGAAAAAAATCGCTTCGAAAAAGATAGATTTCTTGCGTACTTTCATAAGGCTTTAGAGTCTGAAAGCGCATTTGTTATCATTGATAAGTCTTCAGGCAAGGCCATTGGCAGTTCACGCTATTATGATTTTAACGCCAGTGAAAAAAGAGTCTGTATTGGTTATACATTTCTTTCTAAAAACTACTGGGGTGGCAGCTATAACCGTGAACTTAAATATTTAATGTTAAGACACGCGTTTCAGTATGTTGAATCTGTTCGCTTCGAGATTGGAATTGATAATATCCGCTCAAGAAGAGCCATTGAGAAAATTGGAGCTCGTCTTGAAAGAAAATCTTCTAACGACGAGACTCCGTATTCTTTGACCTTAGATGGTACAACCCATGTAATTTACTCTTTGAACTTTTCTCAGTTCGAAGAGTCTTTTAAAAATTAA
- a CDS encoding benzoate transporter (COG3135 Uncharacterized protein involved in benzoate metabolism): MINQNTKSKLSWNDILNPTIAGIISVIVNYGGTFILVFQAAKVAGLSPELTTSWVWSISIGVGITGLLLSWFTREPIITAWSTPAAAFLVTALATTSYNEAIGAYIISAAGFVILGLTGYFEKVIRLIPSGVASALLAGILLQFGIGAFAGLSIDPALAGLLIFFYLFFKRFSARYAVVGILFIGLAYLIFLNKVDFSGLEFRMASPVFTMPAFSLNAFLSVALPMFLITLTGQYMPGMLVLRNDGFKTSANPLVTVTGLGSLITAPFGSHAFNVAAITAAIATGKEAHEDPSKRWIGGVAAGILYIIVGIFGVALAGVFMAFPATFIATLAGLALLGTIGGSLANALADPKTREASLITFTASAANIKMLGIGGAFWGLLIGLSAYVILNGKVPVALRAFARKSSTQNAPNEKIQL, from the coding sequence ATGATAAATCAAAATACAAAATCCAAGTTGAGCTGGAATGATATTCTAAACCCTACAATTGCCGGTATTATTTCAGTGATCGTCAATTATGGAGGAACTTTCATTCTCGTTTTTCAAGCCGCTAAAGTTGCGGGTCTTAGCCCTGAGTTAACGACATCATGGGTTTGGTCCATTTCAATAGGCGTCGGAATTACGGGTTTACTTCTTAGTTGGTTCACACGCGAGCCCATTATTACTGCGTGGTCTACTCCCGCTGCTGCGTTCTTAGTCACCGCCTTAGCTACGACAAGCTATAACGAAGCTATTGGCGCGTATATAATCTCAGCAGCAGGCTTTGTAATCCTTGGTTTAACGGGTTACTTTGAAAAAGTGATTCGCCTTATTCCCTCCGGAGTGGCGTCTGCCCTCTTAGCCGGAATTCTCTTACAGTTCGGCATCGGTGCCTTTGCAGGACTTAGTATTGATCCAGCCCTTGCTGGTCTCTTAATTTTTTTCTATCTCTTTTTTAAAAGATTCTCTGCGCGATACGCCGTGGTCGGAATTCTATTTATTGGTTTGGCATATCTGATATTCCTAAACAAAGTGGATTTTTCAGGATTAGAATTTCGAATGGCATCCCCTGTCTTTACCATGCCTGCATTTTCATTGAACGCTTTTTTAAGCGTTGCTCTACCCATGTTCCTGATCACGCTCACAGGACAATACATGCCTGGAATGTTAGTTCTTAGAAACGATGGTTTTAAAACAAGTGCAAATCCATTAGTGACAGTGACCGGACTCGGTTCTTTGATTACTGCCCCCTTTGGTTCTCATGCATTCAATGTCGCTGCAATCACTGCGGCTATCGCAACTGGAAAAGAAGCCCATGAAGACCCTTCCAAGCGCTGGATTGGTGGGGTCGCAGCGGGAATCCTTTATATCATCGTTGGCATCTTTGGCGTTGCCCTTGCTGGCGTATTCATGGCCTTCCCTGCAACTTTCATTGCAACGCTTGCAGGACTCGCTCTTTTAGGTACTATTGGAGGAAGTCTGGCCAATGCTCTTGCGGACCCAAAAACTCGAGAGGCCTCACTTATAACTTTCACAGCTTCTGCGGCGAACATTAAGATGCTAGGAATCGGCGGAGCCTTCTGGGGGCTTTTGATAGGCCTTTCAGCTTATGTGATTCTCAACGGAAAGGTTCCAGTTGCCCTTCGCGCTTTCGCAAGAAAATCTAGTACCCAAAACGCTCCCAATGAAAAGATTCAACTGTAG
- a CDS encoding alanine racemase domain protein (COG0325 Predicted enzyme with a TIM-barrel fold): MNDVAQSLSTVKEKIKHAAIRSGRTSADIRFILVSKTVAASRVQEAIDAGQVYLGENKVQEGLRKSQELSNAPVQWSMIGHLQSNKVKDVLTFASEVQSLDRLSLATALEKRLQSLGRSLDVLVQVNTSHEPSKFGLHPNDVANFLKEMKAFDAIRLKGFMTLATFTPDETEVRRCFRVLKNIRDIAQNEAPQGEALKDLSMGMSGDYEWAIEEGATIVRVGQAVFGARALPNSYYWPGASGT, from the coding sequence ATGAATGACGTCGCACAAAGTCTTTCAACAGTAAAAGAAAAGATCAAGCATGCAGCAATTCGCTCGGGACGCACGAGTGCAGATATTCGTTTTATTCTTGTTTCAAAAACAGTGGCCGCTTCGAGAGTCCAAGAGGCTATTGATGCAGGACAAGTTTATTTGGGAGAAAACAAAGTCCAAGAAGGTTTAAGAAAATCTCAAGAACTCAGCAACGCTCCGGTACAATGGTCAATGATTGGTCACTTGCAAAGTAATAAAGTTAAAGACGTTCTGACATTTGCTAGCGAAGTACAATCACTCGATCGCCTTTCCCTTGCTACGGCTTTAGAAAAACGCCTTCAATCACTCGGTCGCAGCCTAGACGTTCTTGTTCAAGTGAATACCTCCCATGAACCGTCAAAGTTTGGATTGCACCCCAACGACGTGGCAAATTTTTTAAAAGAAATGAAAGCCTTTGATGCTATTCGTTTAAAAGGCTTTATGACCCTTGCGACCTTCACCCCCGACGAAACAGAAGTCCGTCGCTGCTTTAGAGTTTTAAAAAACATTCGCGACATCGCTCAAAATGAAGCCCCTCAAGGAGAAGCTCTAAAAGACTTATCCATGGGAATGTCTGGAGACTATGAATGGGCGATAGAGGAAGGAGCCACCATCGTGCGAGTCGGCCAAGCTGTCTTCGGTGCACGTGCTTTACCAAATTCATATTACTGGCCAGGAGCTTCGGGGACTTGA
- a CDS encoding serine hydroxymethyltransferase (COG0112 Glycine/serine hydroxymethyltransferase) gives MTHIDLELRKAISSEEIRQQNQVELIASENIVSRNVREAQGSILTNKYAEGYPGKRYYGGCEAVDLVENLAIERICKLFGAKFANVQPHSGVNANLATIFALIKPGDKIMGLDLSCGGHLTHGSPVNFTGQWFEVASYFVDKESELIDYDDMAKRAREQKPRFIFAGGSAYPRVIDFKRMREIADEVGAYLVADIAHYAGLIVTGLYPNPVPYAHVVTSTTHKTLRGPRGGIILTNDADIAKKINKAVFPGTQGGPLMHVIAAKAAAFHEALQPSFTHYSRQIIRNAKQLAMTLEEGGLRLVTGGTDCHLVLVDLRPFGINGKDAVLALENYRLTANKNTVPFDTLSPTITSGIRFGTPAGTTRGFKNEDFFEVGKIILDILNRLKDGKGDDPRIHKRVSELIAKYPIHGGNHE, from the coding sequence ATGACTCATATCGATCTGGAGCTTCGCAAAGCAATATCCTCGGAAGAAATACGTCAACAAAACCAAGTAGAACTTATCGCCTCAGAAAATATTGTTAGTCGGAATGTGCGGGAAGCACAGGGTTCTATACTCACAAATAAATATGCGGAAGGTTATCCTGGGAAACGCTACTATGGTGGTTGCGAAGCCGTTGACCTCGTTGAGAATCTGGCGATTGAAAGAATTTGCAAACTCTTTGGCGCTAAGTTTGCAAACGTTCAACCTCACTCTGGGGTTAACGCCAATCTTGCAACTATCTTCGCTCTTATTAAGCCCGGTGATAAAATCATGGGACTAGATCTTTCGTGCGGAGGGCATCTTACTCATGGCTCTCCTGTTAACTTCACCGGACAGTGGTTTGAAGTTGCCTCCTATTTTGTCGATAAGGAATCTGAGCTTATAGATTATGATGATATGGCCAAGAGAGCTCGTGAACAGAAGCCCCGGTTTATTTTTGCAGGAGGCTCCGCCTATCCACGCGTTATTGATTTCAAACGAATGCGAGAAATTGCCGACGAGGTGGGAGCCTACTTAGTTGCTGATATCGCTCACTATGCTGGCCTTATTGTGACAGGTCTTTATCCTAACCCGGTCCCCTATGCTCATGTAGTAACCTCGACGACTCACAAAACTCTCAGAGGCCCTCGCGGAGGGATCATATTAACCAACGATGCCGACATCGCAAAAAAAATTAACAAAGCGGTTTTCCCTGGAACCCAAGGCGGTCCATTAATGCACGTCATCGCAGCCAAAGCAGCTGCATTTCACGAAGCACTGCAACCATCTTTCACTCATTACTCACGTCAAATTATTCGAAATGCGAAACAGTTAGCCATGACCCTTGAAGAGGGAGGTTTACGCCTAGTTACTGGAGGAACAGACTGTCACCTTGTTCTTGTGGATCTCCGACCATTTGGAATAAATGGCAAAGACGCCGTTCTTGCTTTAGAGAACTATCGCCTCACTGCAAATAAAAACACGGTTCCTTTTGATACTCTCTCGCCGACAATCACTTCAGGCATCCGCTTTGGCACACCTGCGGGCACAACCAGAGGTTTCAAAAACGAAGATTTTTTTGAAGTTGGAAAAATTATTCTCGACATCCTCAATCGTCTTAAAGATGGCAAAGGAGACGACCCGAGGATACACAAAAGAGTTTCTGAGCTGATCGCAAAATATCCAATCCATGGAGGCAATCATGAATGA
- a CDS encoding GntR family transcriptional regulator (COG1167 Transcriptional regulators containing a DNA-binding HTH domain and an aminotransferase domain (MocR family) and their eukaryotic orthologs) translates to MAKNKWELVVDIDRGNKKPIFLQVVDEIIRHICEGRLVSGAALPGTRTLASQLCINRNTVTEAYSELTAQGWIESQHGKGTFVANLLPQNVLISKQRDQEKLIHPVAVEKVIRLKLDDGSPDSRLFPMKDFARTYSEVARRMGVRKRPRETNPKGGEKLRSEIASMLRMRRALPVSAEDILVTRGGQHALFLVAQVLSRVRKGRVAVESPGYRPAWEAFKANGLNLLEIPVDNDGMSVDWLEMHLKNGEELTAVFITPHHQFPTTVTLKQERRLKLIELSEKYDFWIIEDDYDHDFHFDLKPVFPLASLVGASKVIYVSTLSKLLTPDLRLGYLAAPEEILKELTRLREVMDRMGDPILEETLAELFEEGEIQSHANKMRAVYRYRRDLFVESLRAHGLRNLTFEIPSGGTALWLKFENGIDYTKFSQHLLSRGIVPVSADLFTQNAESLCLGMRIGYASMSEVEIQLASETIASALKTDEPKMSLEECKSVHVEDEYPII, encoded by the coding sequence ATGGCGAAGAATAAATGGGAATTAGTAGTCGATATTGATCGCGGAAATAAAAAACCAATTTTTCTTCAAGTGGTGGATGAAATTATTCGCCATATTTGTGAGGGAAGATTAGTGAGTGGAGCTGCTTTGCCGGGAACTCGGACCTTAGCCTCTCAATTATGTATTAACAGAAACACTGTGACCGAAGCCTATAGCGAGCTAACTGCGCAAGGTTGGATTGAGAGTCAACACGGCAAGGGTACGTTCGTCGCAAACTTATTACCGCAAAATGTTTTAATATCTAAGCAGCGTGACCAGGAAAAGCTGATTCATCCTGTTGCTGTGGAAAAAGTCATCCGCTTAAAGCTTGATGATGGTTCTCCGGATAGTCGATTGTTTCCGATGAAAGACTTTGCTCGAACCTATAGTGAGGTGGCTAGAAGAATGGGAGTTCGCAAGAGACCCCGTGAAACAAATCCTAAAGGTGGAGAAAAGTTGCGATCAGAGATTGCTAGTATGTTGCGCATGCGCCGCGCTCTTCCGGTTTCGGCGGAAGATATTCTTGTCACTCGCGGAGGGCAACATGCTTTGTTTTTAGTGGCGCAAGTTCTTTCGCGAGTTCGTAAGGGAAGAGTGGCAGTGGAGTCACCAGGATATCGACCTGCATGGGAAGCCTTCAAAGCTAATGGGCTTAATCTTCTAGAGATTCCCGTGGATAACGATGGTATGAGTGTGGATTGGCTAGAGATGCATCTAAAGAATGGTGAGGAGCTCACTGCGGTTTTCATAACTCCACATCATCAATTTCCAACGACTGTCACATTGAAGCAAGAACGACGTCTTAAGTTAATCGAACTTTCAGAGAAATATGATTTTTGGATTATTGAAGATGACTATGATCACGACTTTCATTTTGATTTAAAACCTGTATTTCCGTTGGCAAGCTTGGTCGGAGCTTCAAAGGTCATCTATGTGAGCACTCTTTCGAAATTGTTGACGCCAGATTTGCGTCTCGGTTATCTCGCGGCTCCTGAGGAGATTCTGAAAGAACTGACTAGATTAAGGGAAGTGATGGATCGAATGGGTGATCCTATCTTGGAAGAAACTTTGGCAGAACTTTTTGAAGAAGGGGAAATTCAGAGCCACGCAAATAAAATGCGCGCAGTTTACAGATACAGAAGAGATCTCTTTGTGGAGAGCTTAAGAGCGCATGGTTTACGTAATCTGACATTTGAGATTCCATCAGGTGGAACGGCTCTGTGGTTGAAATTCGAAAACGGCATTGATTATACAAAGTTTTCTCAGCACCTTCTCTCTAGAGGTATAGTCCCAGTATCTGCGGACCTGTTTACACAAAATGCTGAGAGTCTATGTTTAGGAATGCGAATCGGTTATGCGTCAATGAGTGAAGTGGAAATACAACTTGCCAGTGAAACTATAGCATCGGCCCTCAAGACGGATGAACCCAAAATGTCATTGGAAGAATGTAAATCAGTCCACGTTGAGGATGAGTATCCGATTATTTGA
- a CDS encoding hypothetical protein (COG4992 Ornithine/acetylornithine aminotransferase), with protein sequence MNGAPPDVVIGQTSTTGKSRNQGGIPGPNTLSGPRGLSYDGTRLFIADFNNHRVLIYDQIPTTNNESASIVIGQPDFQSVSPGSGAAEFRSPQRVRVRNNKIFVADRENERLMIFNQVPTMNGVPADSVIGQYAPNTVAPVAQSIFDPVVSRPVDIDFLKGNMLMLSSHNVLLSFDGVPSLNGAIGKIFLGPEDYLRKRSTGADGLQSAFGIQIYKDEKLLISDYSNNRILILNVD encoded by the coding sequence GTGAATGGCGCCCCACCTGATGTCGTCATCGGGCAAACATCTACGACGGGGAAATCTCGCAATCAAGGTGGCATTCCGGGTCCAAATACTCTCAGTGGTCCTCGAGGACTTTCCTACGATGGAACTCGTCTCTTCATAGCGGACTTTAACAATCATCGCGTTCTCATTTACGATCAAATTCCCACAACCAATAATGAATCAGCTTCTATTGTGATCGGACAGCCTGACTTTCAATCAGTGTCCCCTGGGTCTGGCGCAGCTGAGTTTCGAAGTCCTCAGCGAGTTCGAGTTCGCAATAATAAAATTTTTGTGGCTGACAGAGAAAATGAAAGACTCATGATATTCAATCAAGTGCCAACTATGAATGGAGTACCTGCAGATTCCGTTATTGGCCAATACGCTCCTAATACAGTTGCGCCAGTGGCCCAATCAATCTTTGATCCCGTAGTCTCTAGACCTGTGGATATTGATTTCCTTAAAGGAAACATGCTCATGCTCTCTAGCCATAACGTTCTTCTCAGTTTCGACGGAGTTCCCTCTTTAAATGGTGCCATTGGAAAGATCTTCCTCGGCCCTGAAGACTACTTGCGAAAAAGATCCACTGGCGCCGATGGTTTACAAAGTGCCTTTGGAATACAAATTTACAAGGATGAAAAGTTGCTAATATCCGATTATTCAAATAATCGGATACTCATCCTCAACGTGGACTGA